A single region of the Gossypium arboreum isolate Shixiya-1 chromosome 12, ASM2569848v2, whole genome shotgun sequence genome encodes:
- the LOC108476681 gene encoding probable serine/threonine-protein kinase At1g01540, with translation MSVYDAAFVNSELSKPTSVFGLKLWVVIGILFGTFIVLSLFLLSLCLTTRRKSRRHRQLDPAPPICKEIQEIVHHRQPSAPDHQRVTPPVQEVKVDLGKTEQQQHVVTVFSSGESKGHTSVSETPSFGSGTVGPEVSHLGWGRWYTLRELELATDGLCEENVIGEGGYGIVYYGVLTDGTKIAVKNLLNNRGQAEKEFKVEVEAIGRVRHKNLVRLHGYCVEGAYRMLVYEYVDNGNLEQWLHGDVGDISPLTWDIRMNIILGTAKGLAYLHEGLEPKVVHRDVKSSNILLDRQWYPKVSDFGLAKLLCSERSYVTTRVMGTFGYVAPEYACTGMLTEKSDVYSFGILIMEVISGRSPVDYTRPQGEVHLVEWLKTMVGNRKAEEVIDPKLPVMPASKALKRVLLVALRCVDPDATKRPKMGHVIHLLEADDLLFRDERRITKEPWDSHSGDRQTNHNATKLS, from the exons ATGTCGGTTTACGACGCGGCGTTTGTTAACTCGGAGCTATCGAAACCAACGTCTGTTTTCGGGTTAAAGCTATGGGTAGTGATCGGAATCCTTTTCGGTACTTTCATAGTTTTATCTCTGTTCCTTCTCTCCCTTTGTCTGACAACCCGCCGCAAATCTCGGAGACACCGACAGCTTGACCCCGCACCGCCAATCTGCAAAGAGATCCAGGAAATAGTCCACCACCGTCAGCCATCGGCGCCGGATCACCAACGAGTCACGCCGCCCGTTCAGGAGGTTAAAGTGGACTTGGGGAAAACGGAGCAGCAGCAGCACGTAGTGACGGTGTTCTCTAGCGGAGAAAGTAAAGGACATACCAGCGTGAGCGAAACACCGTCGTTTGGGAGCGGGACGGTCGGGCCGGAAGTATCTCACCTTGGGTGGGGAAGATGGTATACGTTAAGGGAACTGGAGTTAGCCACCGATGGATTATGTGAAGAAAACGTCATCGGCGAAGGTGGCTACGGCATTGTTTATTACGGTGTTTTAACTGATGGGACTAAAATTGCTGTAAAAAATTTGCTCAACAACAG GGGTCAAGCTGAGAAGGAATTTAAAGTAGAAGTGGAAGCAATTGGACGTGTACGGCACAAGAAtcttgtgagattacatggataCTGCGTTGAAGGTGCTTACAG GATGCTTGTGTATGAGTACGTTGACAATGGTAATTTAGAGCAATGGCTCCATGGTGATGTTGGTGATATTAGTCCACTTACATGGGATATTCGTATGAATATCATTTTAGGAACAGCAAAGgg TTTAGCTTACCTTCATGAAGGTCTAGAACCGAAAGTTGTTCATCGAGACGTAAAATCTAGCAACATCCTGCTCGACCGTCAATGGTACCCTAAGGTTTCGGATTTCGGGCTTGCCAAACTCTTGTGTTCCGAACGGAGTTATGTGACTACTCGAGTGATGGGCACATTTGG CTATGTTGCTCCGGAATATGCTTGTACCGGCATGTTAACCGAGAAGAGCGATGTCTATAGTTTTGGCATACTTATTATGGAAGTTATTAGCGGGAGAAGTCCGGTTGACTATACCCGACCACAAGGAGAGGTGCATTTAGTGGAATGGTTAAAAACCATGGTCGGAAACCGAAAAGCCGAAGAAGTAATCGATCCTAAGTTACCCGTGATGCCTGCTTCAAAAGCGCTTAAACGTGTACTATTAGTCGCTCTTCGATGTGTTGATCCTGATGCAACAAAAAGGCCAAAAATGGGGCATGTTATCCACTTGCTCGAAGCTGATGATCTACTATTCCGCGAT GAACGCCGGATCACAAAAGAACCTTGGGATTCGCATTCCGGTGACAGGCAGACGAATCACAATGCAACGAAATTAAGTTAG